A single region of the Oncorhynchus kisutch isolate 150728-3 linkage group LG30, Okis_V2, whole genome shotgun sequence genome encodes:
- the LOC116358608 gene encoding piggyBac transposable element-derived protein 4-like produces the protein MAAWYDCLLLKDRTLTDYEKEKLDRVNVRAGSAEGGDVTIGPTDSLFTRPLYVPLTHYHHLDALLAIMACYVSPRVKSLCDYPSDPGQGYELIPRVCVGQSDPGQGYELITRVCVGQRDPGSLSKSDPGSLIKVYVVSLLPLSGPGHSDPGQRYELIPPLSVWAAVERLLILSGRRRRKKKEEEEDEDNDEEEYDPAEREPSAYDCKPAVLEQISSSVDQEDEEDYMESEEEDVSEDEDGEEYNPERDADDDDDDDDDSASRSCSSSEEEREGEREGDTAAARERDTAREPERDREDAAAAARAQRETLLSKNGKIKWSSVAYRGPDRPRAIRRPGSIVTPGPTAYAASRALDIESAFRLFVTPAIERIIVDMTNLQGVRKYGDGWRPMDSTDLRAYVGLLILAGVYRSRGEAAASLWDAESGRTVFRATMPLKVFHKYSRLLRFDDRQSRPARLATDRLAAIREVWDLWEERLPALYNPGPDLTVDEQLVPFRGRCPFRQYIPSKPAKYGIKSWVACDAKSSYAWKMQVYTGKAAGGGPEKNQGARVVLDLTEGLPAGHNVTCDNFFTSYELGQRLLERNLTMVGTVRKNKAELPPALLQSKGRQVLSSRFAFTPTATLVSYLAKRNKNVLLLSTLHAEPDVSDRRDRKPALILDYNCNKGGVDNLDKVVGTYSCRRMTARWPLVIFHNILDVSSYNAFVIWREIKPDWMPGKRNKRRVFLEQLGKALVKPLIQRRQRLPRTQAASALVKVLQSATAEARPPAREQAAGPAAAAPAAPPVASKRKRCQLCPPKKDAKTYTACCRCNKYICKGCSHAYCQTCAHWAFSQDGTG, from the exons ATGGCAGCCTGGTACGACTGCCTCCTCTTGAAGGACAGGACCCTGACAGATTACGAGAAGGAAAAGCTGGACCGTGTGAACGTGAGAGCCGGCAGCGCCGAAGGTGGCGATGTGACTATAGGCCCAACGGACAGTCTCTTCACCAGACCCTTGTATGTGCCGTTAACGCACTACCACCATCTCGACGCCCTATTAGCCATCATGGCGTGCTACGTCTCCCCGAGAGTGAAAAGTTTGTGCGACTATCCC AGTGACCCCGGGCAGGGTTACGAGTTGATCCCCCGTGTCTGTGTGGGTCAGAGTGACCCCGGGCAGGGTTACGAGTTGATCACCCGTGTCTGTGTGGGTCAGAGAGACCCTGGCAGCCTTAGCAAG AGTGACCCCGGCAGCCTTATCAAGGTGTATGTCGTAAGCCTCCTACCCCTGTCTGGGCCGGGTCATAGTGACCCCGGCCAGCGTTACGAGTTGATTCCCCCCCTGTCTGTGTGG GCCGCCGTAGAGAGGCTACTAATATTgtcaggaagaagaagaaggaagaagaaggaagaagaagaagacgaggACAACGACGAGGAGGAATACGACCCCGCCGAGCGTGAGCCCTCCGCCTACGACTGTAAGCCGGCC GTCCTGGAACAGATATCCTCCAGTGTCGACCAAGAAGACGAGGAAGACTACATGGAATCCGAAGAGGAGGACGTTTCGGAAGATGAAGACGGTGAGGAATACAACCCCGAGCGTGATGcggacgacgacgacgacgacgacgacgactcGGCCTCACGGTCGTGCTCCTCTTCggaggaagagcgagagggagaacgagagggagacaCGGCCGCTGCCCGAGAGCGAGAcacagccagagagccagagcgagacagagaggacGCGGCGGCAGCCGCCCGAGCCCAAAGGGAGACGTTGCTGTCAAAGAACGGCAAAATCAAATGGTCCTCCGTGGCCTATCGCGGCCCGGACCGGCCCCGCGCCATCCGCCGCCCCGGCTCCATCGTGACGCCGGGCCCCACGGCCTACGCCGCGTCGCGAGCGCTCGACATCGAGTCCGCCTTCCGGCTGTTTGTCACACCGGCGATAGAAAGGATCATTGTGGACATGACAAATCTGCAGGGGGTGAGAAAATACGGCGACGGCTGGCGACCCATGGACTCCACCGACCTGCGCGCCTACGTAGGGCTGCTGATCCTAGCCGGCGTCTACAGGTCCCGAGGCGAGGCCGCGGCCAGCCTGTGGGACGCCGAGAGCGGCAGGACCGTGTTCCGCGCCACCATGCCGCTCAAGGTGTTTCACAAGTACTCGAGGCTGCTGCGATTCGACGACCGCCAGTCGAGACCCGCCAGACTCGCCACCGACAGACTGGCGGCCATAAGAGAGGTATGGGACCTGTGGGAGGAGCGGCTGCCGGCCCTCTACAACCCGGGGCCCGACCTGACGGTGGACGAACAACTGGTCCCGTTCAGAG GACGCTGTCCTTTCCGGCAGTACATTCCCAGCAAGCCGGCCAAATACGGCATCAAGTCGTGGGTGGCCTGCGACGCCAAGTCCAGCTacgcttggaagatgcaagtctacaCCGGCAAGGCGGCCGGCGGAGGCCCCGAGAAGAACCAGGGCGCCCGCGTCGTCCTCGATCTGACCGAGGGACTGCCGGCCGGTCACAACGTCAcgtgtgacaatttcttcacctccTACGAACTGGGCCAGCGGCTCCTCGAGAGGAACCTCACCATGGTGGGCACGGTGAGAAAGAACAAGGCCGAGCTCCCGCCCGCGCTGCTCCAGTCAAAGGGCAGACAGGTCCTGTCCTCCAGGTTCGCCTTCACGCCCACCGCCACTCTAGTGTCCTACCTGGCAAAGAGAAATAAGAACGTGCTACTTCTGAGCACGCTGCACGCGGAGCCCGACGTTAGCGATCGCCGCGACCGGAAGCCGGCCCTCATCCTAGACTACAACTGCAACAAGGGCGGCGTGGACAACCTAGACAAGGTGGTCGGGACCTACAGCTGCAGACGGATGACcgcccgctggcccctggtcatcttccacaaCATCCTCGACGTGTCCTCCTACAACGCCTTTGTCATATGGCGAGAGATCAAGCCCGACTGGATGCCTGGGaagcggaacaagaggagggtgttcctggagcagctcgGAAAGGCACTCGTGAAGCCCTTGATACAAAGAAGGCAGCGGCTCCCCCGCACCCAAGCCGCGTCCGCACTTGTCAAAGTCCTACAGAGTGCCACCGCCGAGGCTCGTCCGCCAGCCCGGGAACAAGCCGCTGGCCCGGCCGCCGCCGCCCCAGCCGCCCCGCCGGTGGCGAGTAAGAGGAAGAGGTGTCAGCTCTGCCCACCCAAGAAGGACGCCAAGACCTACACCGCGTGCTGCAGGTGTAACAAATACATCTGCAAAGGCTGTTCACACGCATACTGTCAAACTTGTGCCCACTGGGCCTTTAGCCAAGACGGGACAGGGTGA